The Acropora palmata chromosome 10, jaAcrPala1.3, whole genome shotgun sequence genome contains a region encoding:
- the LOC141894713 gene encoding uncharacterized protein LOC141894713, producing MEPDKQSKKQPFLNHSTRPSDETTPCSNYATTSQTNTRVMNQPSRALYENIGPQMPYYYHYPTERIQAPRFGLIRGYHRQMYQSVSQKRICCECTTEDGAPVPSERRCNWGVACGCVLLIIGIIAILMGFLVPPKSSIRNAHAHLTPEQRQELNQINLFTDMFVISGLSVLSVGGLLISGALLLPLLRRRTEHNYDEPIRYFGNEVYVKTEDLPMNNSEKRSIDLGFHKDVVPADITLRKIQPESEKSEPVDLTTTWK from the coding sequence ATGGAACCGgataaacaaagcaaaaagcaaCCTTTTTTAAACCACAGCACAAGACCAAGCGATGAGACGACACCTTGCTCCAACTACGCCACCACTAGCCAAACAAACACCCGAGTAATGAACCAACCCTCCAGGGCATTATATGAAAATATAGGCCCACAAATGccttattattaccattatccCACGGAGCGAATCCAAGCCCCAAGGTTTGGACTAATACGAGGATATCACCGACAAATGTACCAATCAGTTTCTCAGAAAAGGATTTGTTGCGAATGCACCACCGAAGATGGGGCGCCTGTGCCCTCAGAGAGAAGATGCAACTGGGGAGTGGCATGTGGTTGTGTGCTTTTGATAATCGGTATTATAGCAATTCTAATGGGGTTTCTGGTTCCACCAAAGTCTTCTATAAGAAACGCGCATGCGCATTTGACTCCCGAGCAGCGGCAGGAACTAAACCAGATAAATCTATTTACAGATATGTTTGTCATCTCCGGACTTTCTGTTTTGTCTGTCGGAGGCTTGCTTATTTCTGGCGCGTTACTGTTGCCGTTGCTCCGACGAAGGACCGAACATAACTACGATGAGCCGATACGATACTTCGGTAACGAGGTGTACGTAAAAACAGAAGATTTACCGATGAATAATTCGGAGAAACGCTCTATTGATTTGGGGTTTCACAAAGATGTCGTACCCGCAGATATCACATTGCGGAAAATTCAACCTGAAAGTGAAAAGAGCGAACCAGTTGATTTAACAACAACATGGAAATGA
- the LOC141894693 gene encoding uncharacterized protein LOC141894693 — protein sequence MEHQENGQNTISTRQPKEDMVGRCREFHEIQQHIQRDNVPVVLLTGGPGFGKTTLAKAVARELARPENKVTVLFCSLVSKKTFREAVIEMVNSCTQGTVQLTEKPDQWLKEWSRQIQTRFTFVLDNADDVLMSDERDKFLSLLKAVRESSGRKGTFLITSRVEFRCPVLPSKVVSLGPLSLDEAIRLLLSRVVDEKIRGNLCQTEKITRLCGYAPLALCISGSLLAENSFTEDSLIEGLQQKPMIVLEQGSESVQMAIETSFHRLKGDQQDALVVLSIFPDTFDEAAAKVVIPGDCCRESLPVSVLDFLKTTSLVDELSQSGRYQLHPLIRSFVKRVGQNRSDLLKEAEQRACSFFMSRLCENSKMFWEKDASKGSLESFQEERHNFEHFLKVYAKGMKSRNQNIINNCKEFLDKFLETCCYLQMCLSPSPYVQFLVTMLESFADCAESDAVHRIELMCLLGHEIRKQSQKEKSAEYFEGANSLYSKNSSAFEKNAMSEVFFINSYSDFLSKSGNPHLNAQVLKWSQRALKICKERLVEDHPEKAEALLLAGRFTKRMINHPRTDGLEMRSRAKQNLLEALDLYRKRLGKHPMTVRALKETGDFFLNFDPERAFTHYKEAEEMAKQIAMDNSKEITHLLKNYGSCEMKRGNYAEAKEKLERAMHVAMREFDADHIWKVKIKTAQAFLLEEMQQLKKSKQLMREAIEMCSRLRFPLLKLPNSVYISHFLKRYPKDFPEYVVLR from the coding sequence ATGGAACATCAAGAGAATGGGCAGAATACTATCTCAACCAGACAACCAAAGGAAGACATGGTTGGCCGCTGCCGAGAATTCCATGAAATTCAACAACACATTCAAAGGGACAATGTCCCTGTCGTTCTGTTAACCGGAGGGCCAGGATTTGGAAAAACCACTTTGGCGAAGGCTGTGGCCCGTGAGTTAGCGAGGCCGGAAAACAAAGTAACTGTGCTATTTTGTAGTCTTGTATCCAAGAAAACCTTTAGAGAAGCCGTTATTGAAATGGTCAACTCGTGCACACAGGGGACGGTGCAGCTGACTGAGAAACCCGACCAGTGGCTAAAGGAGTGGAGCAGGCAAATTCAAACGCGATTTACATTTGTCCTTGACAATGCAGATGATGTTCTTATGTCTGACGAAAGGGATAAGTTCCTGAGTCTTCTGAAAGCTGTACGAGAGTCGTCAGGAAGGAAAGGAACGTTTCTCATCACATCCAGAGTGGAATTCCGCTGTCCAGTTTTGCCGTCAAAAGTGGTGTCTCTTGGACCTTTATCGTTGGATGAAGCGAttcgtcttcttctttctCGGGTTGTCGATGAGAAAATCCGCGGGAACCTATGCCAGACTGAGAAGATAACAAGGCTGTGTGGTTACGCCCCCTTGGCGCTTTGCATCAGCGGGTCGCTTTTGGCAGAGAACTCGTTCACTGAAGATAGCCTTATAGAGGGTCTTCAACAGAAACCGATGATCGTTCTAGAACAAGGAAGTGAATCGGTTCAGATGGCGATTGAAACGTCCTTTCACCGTTTGAAAGGCGATCAACAAGACGCATTGGTTGTTCTGTCTATCTTTCCTGACACGTTTGATGAAGCTGCTGCTAAAGTCGTTATTCCAGGGGACTGCTGTCGTGAGAGCTTGCCCGTTTCCGTCTTAGATTTCTTGAAGACAACGTCTCTGGTCGATGAGCTGTCACAATCCGGCAGATATCAGTTGCATCCACTGATCCGCTCCTTCGTAAAGAGGGTTGGGCAAAATAGGTCTGATCTTTTAAAAGAAGCAGAACAACGAGcttgttcttttttcatgTCTCGACTTTGCGAAAATTCAAAGATGTTCTGGGAAAAGGACGCCAGCAAAGGATCCCTGGAATCTTTTCAGGAGGAAAGGCACAACTTTGAGCACTTTCTCAAAGTTTATGcaaaaggaatgaaaagtCGCAATCAGAACATTATCAACAATTGCAAAGAATTTCTTGATAAATTTCTCGAGACCTGCTGTTATCTCCAAATGTGTCTTTCACCTTCGCCCTACGTTCAGTTTTTGGTAACGATGTTGGAATCATTTGCAGATTGCGCAGAATCAGATGCAGTGCACAGAATAGAGCTTATGTGCCTTCTTGGACACGAAATTCGAAAACAGAGCCAAAAGGAGAAGTCCGCAGAGTATTTTGAAGGGGCTAACAGTCTTTATTCAAAGAACTCTTCTGCGTTcgaaaaaaatgcaatgtcAGAAGTCTTCTTCATCAACAGTTACTCAGATTTCCTGTCAAAAAGTGGAAATCCTCATTTGAATGCCCAAGTACTCAAATGGAGTCAAAGAGCCTTAAAAATCTGCAAAGAGAGATTAGTGGAAGATCACCCAGAAAAGGCAGAAGCACTCCTCCTTGCAGGTCGATTTACCAAGCGTATGATAAACCACCCACGAACAGACGGACTGGAAATGAGGTCGCGGGCCAAGCAAAACTTATTGGAAGCGCTGGATTTATATCGAAAACGCCTTGGAAAACATCCAATGACTGTTCGTGCCCTGAAGGAGACTGGTGACTTTTTCCTCAACTTCGACCCGGAGAGAGCCTTCACGCATTACAAAGAAGCAGAGGAGATGGCTAAACAGATAGCGATGGACAACAGCAAGGAAATCACTCACTTGTTGAAGAACTATGGAAGTTGTGAAATGAAAAGAGGAAACTACGCAGAGGCTAAGGAAAAGTTGGAAAGAGCGATGCATGTCGCTATGAGAGAATTCGATGCTGATCACATTTGGAAAGTGAAGATCAAGACTGCTCAAGCATTCCTGCTCGAGGAGATGCAACAGTTAAAGAAATCCAAACAGCTGATGAGAGAAGCAATTGAAATGTGTTCTAGGCTAAGATTTCCTTTGCTAAAACTGCCCAATAGTGTCTATATTTCACATTTCTTAAAACGCTATCCAAAAGATTTTCCTGAATATGTAGTCCTACGATAA
- the LOC141894687 gene encoding uncharacterized protein LOC141894687, whose product MTSLSSCFSPSTVATEKGNSTRLARLLIEGGTDALRRFLSSIYSPERFEDVLKQNLPKLQNLRSRRVIFDDQWDLLFPPSGETAEIDKFDISLLHLLIREFSYLPSPVTGWHKMPTDDDESIQANITRIKCFRSDLCPCVSTGISNGKFEDHWNKIASSLEAIEVDIRRRKIQFFKNDPIDNQKRRAVEEHVEQWQKIQHQERDLVNETNNCLSDKAPEDGCLFGRFLEIDHVKQHLQSGTSAVVLITGGPGFGKTTVARAIARELAHSESGQIVFFCSLLTKEAFHDVATDMIHSCGKMPGQLPENLHHWLKDWSKQIESQATFILDNADDVLKSEDRGLFLDTLRAMTMLSKQNVAFVITSRKTFTYPDLPTAEVRLSPLPHVEAKKVLLFQVNRDEDQIGKLSKVDTMVELCGRVPLLLSIVGPLLSDYSEDRIIKHLEQEPMTILEGGSESFHQAITTSFELLTKAEQDALVVVSVFPGSFDCNVSEAVWKDYLDPGIPAIVTLCSLKKRSLVEQRSSGRYELHPIIRAFARRIGEVKNPQLLRNGEKLACSHYVSRLEENARLYWGKDTCKASIELFNEDRHNFEHFLQLYANDMMGNEIVTSCQKFLEGLPRTFAYLEKCIASKVYIQTLKLLLSCKSFHPQSLPVHRMELLCLLGQEMRRIGEKAKYKDLMEEARVLFSSHVDEFDKKTRSQVFYLHCRARFLTEANKLYDLEPKKLYDKALEICEEKIPDHPETATALLFAGKNAKRRKYNEEATVKFQRALSMFTKLLGDHFMTAQCLKDFADFVFFGKRIDRIRLDKASGYYKRAIKVLEKLGTQDQKESILTLKNYGICLMRKGNFEEAKRLLLSAELICERELEKDHMWKVMVKTQLALLYFKVASKRGKAVSIKEELLNKMEASMKEGLDMCYRLTDGDKSVNHLGNKKFIWEVLNFFPKRFPEKKYPRR is encoded by the coding sequence ATGACATCCTTATCATCTTGTTTCTCACCATCCACTGTAGCAACCGAAAAAGGAAACAGCACAAGGCTGGCCCGGTTACTCATCGAGGGAGGAACAGATGCTCTGAGACGATTTCTGTCTTCCATATACTCTCCAGAAAGATTTGAAGACGTCCTGAAACAGAATTTGCCAAAGCTCCAGAATCTAAGATCGAGACGTGTCATTTTTGATGACCAATGGGATTTGTTGTTTCCGCCGTCGGGTGAAACAGCAGAAATAGACAAGTTTGACATTTCTCTGTTACATTTACTTATTCGagaattttcttatttaccaTCGCCTGTTACAGGATGGCACAAGATGCCTACAGACGACGACGAAAGCATACAGGCAAACATTACCAGAATCAAATGCTTCAGGTCTGACTTGTGCCCTTGCGTTTCCACTGGAATTTCCAATGGTAAATTTGAAGACCATTGGAATAAGATAGCTTCGTCTTTGGAGGCGATAGAGGTTGATATCCGGCGAcgaaaaattcaatttttcaagaatgacCCCATTGATAATCAAAAACGTCGAGCAGTGGAGGAACACGTTGAACAATGGCAGAAAATACAGCATCAAGAGAGAGATCTGGTTAACGAGACTAATAACTGTCTCTCGGACAAAGCGCCAGAAGACGGATGTCTGTTTGGTCGTTTTCTTGAGATAGATCACGTGAAACAACACCTCCAAAGCGGGACATCTGCCGTTGTGCTGATCACTGGTGGACCAGGATTTGGGAAAACAACTGTTGCCAGAGCAATCGCGCGGGAATTAGCTCACTCAGAAAGTGGgcaaatagttttcttttgcagtcttctaacaaaagaagcaTTTCACGACGTCGCCACTGATATGATCCACTCTTGTGGGAAGATGCCTGGACAACTGCCCGAGAATCTGCAtcactggctaaaggattggAGCAAACAGATCGAAAGCCAGGCTACCTTTATCCTTGACAATGCTGATGATGTCTTGAAATCTGAAGACCGAGGTTTGTTCTTAGACACGTTACGTGCGATGACAATGCTGTCAAAGCAGAACGTGGCATTTGTGATTACATCTAGAAAAACGTTTACGTATCCTGATCTGCCGACTGCCGAAGTAAGGTTAAGCCCGTTGCCACATGTAGAAGCTAAGAAGGTCCTCCTTTTCCAAGTCAATCGAGATGAAGACCAAATTGGCAAGCTTTCCAAGGTGGATACCATGGTAGAGCTTTGTGGTCGTGTACCTTTGCTGCTATCCATTGTCGGCCCACTCTTGTCAGACTATTCCGAAGATAGGATTATCAAACATCTTGAGCAGGAACCCATGACTATCCTAGAAGGTGGAAGTGAATCATTCCATCAAGCCATCACAACTTCCTTTGAGCTTTTGACGAAAGCTGAACAAGACGCTTTAGTTGTAGTGTCCGTATTCCCTGGATCATTTGATTGCAATGTTTCGGAAGCGGTTTGGAAAGACTATTTGGACCCTGGAATTCCAGCAATCGTGACTTTGTGCTCACTGAAGAAAAGGTCCCTCGTTGAACAGCGAAGCTCTGGCCGTTACGAGTTGCATCCCATCATCCGCGCCTTTGCCCGAAGGATTGGCGAAGTGAAGAATCCTCAGCTTCTACGTAATGGCGAAAAACTAGCTTGTTCACACTACGTGTCGCGTCTCGAAGAAAATGCACGCTTGTACTGGGGGAAAGATACGTGTAAGGCATCAATTGAATTATTCAACGAGGACAGACACAATTTCGAGCATTTCCTTCAACTCTATGCCAATGATATGATGGGCAATGAAATCGTTACCTCTTGCCAAAAGTTTCTGGAGGGTCTTCCCAGGACGTTCGCGTATTTAGAAAAATGCATCGCATCCAAGGTTTACATCCAGACATTGAAACTGCTGCTCAGTTGCAAGTCATTCCATCCGCAGTCTCTTCCGGTGCATAGGATGGAACTTTTGTGCCTTCTTGGTCAAGAAATGAGACGGATTGGAGAGAAAGCGAAATACAAAGATCTCATGGAGGAGGCCCGTGTTCTCTTTTCATCCCACGTTGACGAATTCGACAAAAAGACACGTTCTCAGGTGTTTTATCTTCATTGTCGGGCTCGCTTTCTCACAGAGGCTAACAAGCTCTATGATCTTGAACCGAAAAAGTTGTACGATAAAGCGTTGGAAATCTGTGAGGAGAAGATTCCAGATCATCCCGAGACTGCAACAGCCTTATTGTTTGCTGGGAAAAACGCAAAACGACGCAAGTACAACGAAGAAGCAACCGTGAAATTTCAGAGAGCCCTTTCCATGTTTACAAAACTTCTCGGAGACCATTTCATGACAGCTCAATGCTTGAAAGATTTTGCAGATTTTGTGTTCTTTGGTAAAAGGATTGATCGAATTCGATTGGATAAAGCATCGGGATATTATAAAAGAGCAATTAAGGTGTTGGAAAAACTGGGAACGCAAGATCAAAAAGAAAGCATCTTAACTCTAAAAAATTACGGGATTTGTCTCATGAGGAAAGGTAACTTTGAAGAAGCAAAGAGGCTACTTTTATCTGCAGAGCTTATTTGTGAAAGAGAGCTAGAGAAAGATCACATGTGGAAAGTTATGGTCAAAACCCAACTGGCCCTGCTGTACTTCAAGGTAGCCAGCAAACGAGGGAAAGCAGTTTCCATAAAAGAAGAACTGCTTAACAAGATGGAAGCATCGATGAAGGAAGGCCTCGATATGTGTTACAGGTTAACCGATGGCGATAAAAGTGTCAACCATTTGGGCAACAAGAAGTTCATCTGGGAAGTGTTGAACTTCTTTCCAAAACGGTTTCCAGAGAAGAAATACCCTCGTCGTTAA